One window from the genome of Aeromonas sp. FDAARGOS 1405 encodes:
- a CDS encoding C40 family peptidase gives MYRKLLLSLLTLLLAACSSTPEPPPPRQQSSAFDGFYQQWRGVPYRMGGTNRAGLDCSAFTQLAYNQVLGVNLPRTTESQASIGKPVDRYRLQHGDLVFFKTGWQQYHVGVYTGAGEFIHASTSKGVIRSRLDNVYWNSRYWQARRVTQ, from the coding sequence ATGTATCGCAAGCTGCTGCTATCCCTGCTGACCCTGCTGCTGGCCGCCTGCTCCAGCACACCAGAGCCACCGCCGCCCCGCCAGCAGAGCAGTGCCTTTGACGGTTTCTACCAGCAGTGGCGTGGCGTCCCCTACCGGATGGGCGGCACCAACCGTGCCGGACTCGACTGCTCCGCATTCACACAGCTCGCATACAATCAGGTGCTGGGGGTCAATTTGCCAAGAACCACCGAATCCCAGGCCAGTATCGGTAAACCAGTCGATCGCTACCGGCTGCAACACGGGGATCTGGTCTTCTTCAAAACCGGCTGGCAGCAGTACCATGTGGGGGTCTATACCGGTGCCGGCGAGTTTATCCACGCCTCCACGAGCAAGGGAGTAATCCGTTCGAGACTCGACAACGTCTACTGGAACAGCCGCTATTGGCAAGCACGTCGGGTAACCCAGTAA
- a CDS encoding hydrogen peroxide-inducible genes activator — protein sequence MQRWPSLKQLQYLVALDEHKNFNRAAKACHVSQSTLSTGIQTLEEMMNLQLVERDHKSFIMTPVGMEIVERARNLLSDARDLMELGQHQGGVMQGTVRLGCIPTIAPFLLSKLLKVCSKTYPDLELLLREDTTSNLLKQLEQGQLDLLILALPIEIGGFHCKTVGQDPFHMVMPASMAAGLHTPFDYKELPNQSIFLLEREHCLTEHAVSACRLRDKSKINPFAATSLHTLVQMVEAGLGTTFLPQMAIDAGILANSDLVAIPLPGEKSYREIGLVWRPSTTRVQTFYKLAELLKPLISHNE from the coding sequence ATGCAACGTTGGCCCAGCCTCAAACAGCTGCAATATCTGGTCGCTCTCGACGAGCACAAAAACTTCAATCGTGCCGCCAAAGCCTGTCATGTCAGCCAGTCGACCCTGAGTACCGGGATCCAGACGCTGGAAGAGATGATGAACCTGCAACTGGTGGAGCGAGATCACAAGAGCTTCATTATGACCCCGGTCGGCATGGAAATCGTCGAGCGAGCTCGCAATTTGCTCTCCGATGCGCGGGATCTGATGGAGCTAGGTCAACACCAGGGCGGTGTAATGCAGGGGACAGTGCGTCTGGGCTGTATTCCCACCATCGCCCCCTTCCTGCTCAGCAAGCTGCTGAAAGTGTGCAGCAAAACCTATCCTGACCTCGAATTGTTACTGCGGGAAGACACCACCAGCAATCTGCTCAAGCAGCTGGAACAGGGTCAGCTCGACTTGCTGATCCTCGCCCTGCCCATCGAGATAGGTGGATTTCACTGCAAGACCGTCGGCCAGGATCCGTTCCACATGGTGATGCCCGCCAGCATGGCGGCCGGTCTTCACACCCCGTTTGACTACAAGGAGCTGCCAAACCAGAGCATCTTCCTGCTGGAGCGGGAGCACTGCCTCACCGAGCACGCAGTGAGCGCTTGCCGTCTGCGGGACAAGAGCAAGATCAACCCGTTTGCCGCCACCAGCCTGCACACCTTGGTGCAGATGGTGGAAGCGGGTCTTGGCACCACCTTCCTGCCGCAAATGGCCATCGATGCCGGCATTCTTGCCAACTCCGATCTGGTGGCCATCCCGCTGCCGGGGGAAAAATCCTATCGCGAGATCGGTCTGGTCTGGCGCCCCAGCACCACCCGGGTGCAGACCTTCTACAAACTGGCCGAGCTGCTTAAACCGCTGATCAGCCACAACGAGTGA
- a CDS encoding peroxiredoxin C — MVLVGRPAPDFTAAAVLGNGEIVDSFNLSSHIKGKAAVVFFYPLDFTFVCPSELIAFDHRYEEFQKRGVEVIGVSIDSQFSHNAWRNTKVEDGGIGQVKYPLIADVKHEICKAYDVEHPEAGVAFRGSFLIDKNGVVRHQVVNDLPLGRNIDEMLRMVDALQFHEEHGEVCPAQWEKGKKGMTASPDGVAKYLSENAASL, encoded by the coding sequence ATGGTATTGGTAGGCCGTCCCGCACCCGATTTTACCGCCGCAGCCGTTCTGGGTAATGGCGAAATTGTTGATTCATTCAACCTGTCATCCCACATCAAAGGCAAAGCTGCTGTTGTCTTCTTCTATCCGCTCGATTTCACTTTCGTCTGCCCGTCCGAGCTTATTGCTTTTGATCACCGCTATGAAGAGTTCCAGAAACGTGGCGTGGAAGTGATCGGTGTTTCCATCGATTCCCAGTTCTCCCACAACGCATGGCGTAACACCAAGGTTGAAGATGGTGGTATCGGTCAGGTCAAGTACCCGCTGATCGCCGACGTCAAGCACGAAATCTGCAAGGCCTATGACGTTGAACATCCGGAAGCCGGTGTGGCGTTCCGTGGTTCCTTCCTGATCGACAAGAATGGTGTCGTTCGTCATCAGGTGGTCAACGATCTGCCGCTGGGCCGCAACATCGACGAGATGCTTCGCATGGTCGATGCCCTGCAATTCCATGAAGAGCACGGCGAAGTGTGCCCGGCTCAGTGGGAGAAAGGCAAGAAAGGCATGACCGCCTCCCCGGATGGCGTTGCCAAGTATCTGTCCGAGAACGCCGCTTCCCTGTAA
- a CDS encoding alpha-L-glutamate ligase-like protein, protein MWFWEKYTTPWSLSQAGILGMNKRNHSYISRYNPRSLYPLVDDKLQTKRIALDAGVTVPELIGTIRAQHDVGRITELVKDWPGFCIKPARGSGGKGILVILRQEEGLFYKPNGSASNGQDLERHVSNILAGLYSLGGKPDVALVEGLINFDDVFDGYSFEGVPDARVIIFKGFPVMAMMRLSTSASDGKANLHQGAVGVGLCLRTGRALRAVQFGNPLRHHPDTGLDLYELKVPHWDTLLTLAASCYEMSGLGYIGTDMVLDKFRGPMLLELNARPGLAIQIANGRGLVPNLKTIEKLGQVKMSVAQRVSFAKEHFGIFDE, encoded by the coding sequence ATGTGGTTCTGGGAAAAGTACACTACCCCGTGGAGCCTGTCGCAGGCAGGTATCCTCGGCATGAACAAGCGCAACCACTCCTATATCAGCCGCTACAATCCGCGCAGCCTCTATCCGCTGGTGGATGACAAGCTGCAAACCAAGCGTATCGCGCTGGATGCGGGCGTGACGGTGCCCGAGCTGATCGGCACCATACGAGCCCAGCACGACGTGGGTCGTATCACCGAGCTGGTGAAGGATTGGCCTGGCTTCTGTATCAAGCCGGCTCGAGGCTCGGGCGGCAAGGGGATCCTGGTGATCCTGCGCCAGGAAGAGGGTCTCTTCTACAAGCCCAACGGCAGCGCCAGCAACGGCCAGGATCTGGAGCGCCATGTCTCCAACATTCTTGCTGGACTCTATTCGCTGGGGGGCAAGCCGGACGTAGCGCTGGTCGAAGGCCTCATCAACTTCGATGACGTGTTCGACGGCTACTCCTTTGAAGGGGTGCCCGATGCCCGGGTGATCATCTTCAAGGGGTTCCCGGTGATGGCGATGATGCGTCTCTCAACCTCTGCCTCCGACGGCAAGGCAAACCTGCACCAGGGCGCCGTGGGAGTGGGTCTGTGCCTACGTACTGGCCGCGCGCTGCGGGCGGTGCAGTTTGGCAATCCGTTGCGACACCATCCTGATACAGGTCTCGACCTCTATGAGCTCAAGGTGCCCCACTGGGATACTCTGCTCACCCTCGCTGCCTCCTGTTACGAGATGTCGGGTCTGGGCTATATCGGTACCGACATGGTGCTGGACAAGTTCCGCGGCCCCATGCTGCTGGAGCTCAACGCCCGCCCAGGTCTGGCCATTCAAATCGCCAACGGTCGTGGCCTGGTGCCCAACCTCAAGACCATCGAGAAGCTGGGCCAAGTGAAGATGAGTGTGGCGCAGCGGGTCAGCTTTGCCAAAGAACACTTCGGTATCTTTGACGAGTAG
- a CDS encoding inactive transglutaminase family protein yields MVSRKPFYLLVALLYIVGLGMTIYHHIALDVPLTPGEKRQIWSIEAKLEFEATGEPVIASLAIPGTQPGFTLMNENAASPGYGLSFVEKDGDARAEWSIRSATGRQELYYRVDMMADAHAKPAANPQPPAIEKQIESEPYATAMKQILERAQERSADGYTLTREIIKEIEKQEQNAELLKKHKSRANLIAELLNNADVPTRVVHALNLEDGRRRQELVDYLQVFNSPTDYKLFNPQTGEQGRPANLLLWEYNSGALLDVTGGHNSRVSFSMIEQEQPVSVALAQKFEKSEMMNFSIHSLPLEEQTLFKGLLLIPIGVLMVVFLRVIVGIKTSGTFMPVLIAVAFIQTQLITGLVGFLLIVGTGLVIRSYLSRLNLLLVARISAIIIMVISMIGIFSAFAFKLGLTDGMKITFFPMIILSWTIERMSILWEEEGPKEVFRQGGGSLLVAIIAYLAMDNELIRHLTFNFLGLQLVLMATVLLMGNYTGYKLSELKRFKPLVDEIKSGATPGKDK; encoded by the coding sequence ATGGTTTCCCGTAAGCCGTTCTATTTGCTGGTAGCCCTGCTGTACATTGTCGGCCTGGGGATGACGATCTATCACCATATCGCGTTGGATGTGCCGCTGACGCCCGGTGAAAAGCGCCAGATCTGGTCCATCGAAGCCAAACTGGAGTTCGAAGCTACCGGTGAGCCAGTGATCGCCTCCCTGGCTATCCCGGGCACCCAGCCCGGTTTCACCCTGATGAACGAGAACGCCGCCAGCCCCGGCTACGGCCTCTCCTTCGTCGAGAAGGATGGCGATGCCCGTGCCGAATGGTCGATCCGCAGTGCTACCGGCCGTCAGGAGCTCTACTATCGCGTCGACATGATGGCGGATGCCCACGCCAAGCCGGCCGCCAACCCGCAGCCGCCCGCTATCGAAAAGCAGATCGAGAGTGAGCCCTATGCCACTGCGATGAAGCAGATCCTGGAGCGCGCCCAGGAGCGCTCTGCTGACGGCTATACCCTGACCCGCGAGATCATCAAGGAGATCGAAAAGCAGGAGCAGAACGCCGAGCTACTGAAAAAGCACAAGAGCCGCGCCAACCTGATCGCCGAGTTGCTCAACAATGCTGATGTGCCGACCCGCGTAGTGCATGCCCTGAATCTGGAAGATGGTCGCCGTCGTCAGGAGCTGGTCGATTACCTGCAGGTGTTCAACAGCCCGACCGACTACAAGCTGTTCAACCCGCAAACCGGTGAACAGGGTCGTCCTGCCAACCTGCTGCTGTGGGAGTATAACTCCGGCGCCCTGCTGGATGTGACAGGTGGTCACAACTCCCGTGTCAGCTTCTCGATGATCGAGCAGGAGCAGCCGGTCAGCGTGGCACTGGCCCAGAAGTTTGAAAAATCAGAGATGATGAACTTCTCCATCCATAGCCTGCCGCTGGAAGAGCAGACCTTGTTCAAGGGCTTGCTGCTGATCCCCATCGGTGTGCTGATGGTGGTGTTCTTGCGCGTCATCGTCGGCATCAAGACCTCGGGTACCTTTATGCCGGTGCTGATCGCGGTCGCCTTTATCCAGACCCAGCTGATCACCGGTCTGGTAGGTTTCCTGCTGATCGTCGGCACCGGTCTGGTGATCCGCTCCTACCTGTCGCGGCTCAACCTGCTGCTGGTCGCCCGAATATCGGCCATCATCATCATGGTGATCTCGATGATCGGTATCTTCTCCGCCTTTGCCTTCAAGCTGGGGCTGACCGACGGTATGAAGATCACCTTCTTCCCGATGATCATCCTCTCCTGGACTATCGAGCGGATGTCCATCCTGTGGGAAGAAGAGGGCCCGAAAGAGGTATTCCGTCAGGGCGGTGGCTCCCTGCTGGTGGCCATCATCGCCTATCTGGCTATGGATAACGAATTGATCCGTCACCTCACATTCAACTTCCTCGGCCTGCAGCTGGTGCTGATGGCGACCGTGCTGTTGATGGGTAACTACACCGGCTACAAGCTGAGCGAACTCAAACGCTTCAAGCCGCTGGTGGACGAGATCAAGTCTGGCGCCACCCCGGGTAAGGACAAGTAA
- a CDS encoding ATP-dependent zinc protease has protein sequence MNDMKSKLKGMTLLSLLSLGGCVNMEKTPQVPALTLAELRSELSQSEQRLQTSMEQQQKQYVQQQHLLVQLNTDVTNMKESVKQVDQKLAALPSEPPKPMAIPTEKCPAPNQGHTIDGKLMVGEAEWIWVDAANDAFQARVDTGATTSSISAQEITIFERNGKNWVRFFLSHQDVDDKIQIEAPLVRHVRVRQASADDLDRRPVVRLAVRIGDMTEKAEFTLKDRSDMTFPVLLGREFLKDIAVVDVAREYIQPKPKLKDVK, from the coding sequence ATGAATGACATGAAAAGCAAATTAAAAGGAATGACCCTGCTCTCCCTGCTCAGTCTCGGCGGGTGTGTCAATATGGAAAAAACGCCTCAGGTTCCCGCTCTGACACTGGCCGAGCTTCGTAGCGAGCTGAGCCAGAGCGAGCAGCGCCTGCAAACATCCATGGAACAGCAACAGAAGCAGTATGTGCAGCAACAGCACCTGCTGGTTCAGCTCAACACAGATGTCACCAATATGAAAGAGTCCGTCAAGCAAGTAGACCAGAAGCTCGCAGCTCTCCCCTCCGAGCCGCCCAAACCGATGGCGATCCCCACCGAGAAGTGCCCGGCCCCCAATCAGGGCCACACCATCGATGGCAAGCTGATGGTCGGTGAAGCGGAGTGGATCTGGGTTGATGCCGCCAACGACGCCTTCCAGGCCCGGGTCGATACCGGTGCGACCACCTCCTCCATCAGTGCGCAGGAGATCACCATTTTCGAGCGCAACGGCAAAAACTGGGTGCGCTTCTTCCTGAGCCATCAGGATGTGGACGACAAGATCCAGATCGAAGCGCCGCTGGTACGTCACGTGCGGGTGCGTCAGGCCTCTGCCGATGATCTGGACCGCCGTCCGGTGGTGCGTCTGGCCGTGCGCATTGGCGACATGACCGAGAAAGCCGAATTTACCCTGAAAGACCGCAGCGATATGACCTTCCCGGTGCTGCTGGGTCGCGAATTTTTGAAAGACATCGCCGTGGTTGATGTGGCCCGCGAATATATCCAACCCAAACCCAAGCTCAAGGATGTGAAATAA
- the cmoB gene encoding tRNA 5-methoxyuridine(34)/uridine 5-oxyacetic acid(34) synthase CmoB has protein sequence MIDFANFYQLIAKNRLSHWLHTLPAQLHAWQHDNQHGDLPRWNRALNKLPVVSPGNIELKSRVEIGSAESLGEGERKKVESLLRHFMPWRKGPFTVHGIHIDTEWRSDWKWDRVLPHISPLEGRYVLDVGCGSGYHLWRMVGEGAKLAVGIDPSPLFLCQFEAIRHFAGNDQRAHLLPLGIQELPELRAFDTVFSMGVLYHRKSPIEHIEQLRNQLKDDGELVLETLVIEGGVNDVLMPTDRYGKMRNVWFIPSSRALKLWVERCGFTDVRIVDENMTSTDEQRRTDWMINESLSDYLDPDNPALTVEGHPAPKRAVLIARKAKD, from the coding sequence ATGATCGACTTTGCCAATTTCTATCAACTGATTGCCAAAAACCGGCTGAGCCACTGGCTGCATACCCTGCCCGCCCAGCTGCACGCCTGGCAACATGACAACCAGCATGGCGATCTGCCGCGCTGGAACCGCGCCCTCAACAAGCTACCGGTGGTCTCCCCCGGCAACATCGAGCTGAAAAGCCGGGTCGAGATAGGCTCGGCCGAGAGCCTGGGCGAAGGGGAGCGCAAGAAGGTCGAGAGCCTGCTGCGCCACTTTATGCCTTGGCGCAAGGGGCCGTTCACCGTGCATGGCATCCACATCGATACCGAATGGCGCTCCGACTGGAAGTGGGATCGGGTGCTGCCCCATATCAGCCCGCTCGAAGGCCGTTACGTGCTGGATGTGGGTTGCGGCAGCGGCTACCACCTCTGGCGTATGGTGGGTGAAGGAGCCAAGCTGGCGGTCGGCATCGATCCGAGTCCGCTGTTTCTCTGCCAGTTCGAGGCCATTCGCCACTTCGCGGGCAATGATCAACGCGCCCACCTGTTGCCGCTCGGCATTCAGGAGCTGCCGGAGCTGCGTGCCTTTGACACCGTCTTCTCCATGGGGGTGCTCTATCACCGCAAATCTCCCATCGAGCACATCGAGCAGCTGCGCAATCAATTGAAAGATGATGGCGAACTGGTGCTGGAGACCCTGGTGATCGAGGGCGGGGTCAACGACGTGCTGATGCCCACCGACCGTTACGGCAAGATGCGCAACGTCTGGTTTATTCCCTCAAGCCGCGCCCTCAAGCTGTGGGTCGAGCGCTGCGGCTTCACCGACGTGCGGATAGTAGACGAGAATATGACCAGCACCGACGAACAGCGTCGTACCGACTGGATGATTAATGAATCCCTGAGTGACTATCTGGATCCAGACAATCCGGCACTCACGGTAGAAGGACACCCGGCGCCGAAACGTGCCGTACTGATTGCCCGCAAGGCCAAAGACTAG
- the cmoA gene encoding carboxy-S-adenosyl-L-methionine synthase CmoA gives MQTKDQIFAAPIARLGDFCFDEQVVDVFPDMIQRSVPGYSNIISAIGMMAARYAQPESRLYDLGCSLGAATQAMRRHISQPGCRITAVDLSHPMIERARAHLSGFKSEVPVELVEADICDIEIENASVVVLNFTLQFVEPEKRAALIQRIHDGLRPGGILILSEKFRFEDEPVNELLIDLHLDFKRANGYSELEISQKRTALENVMRTDSLETHRARLRDAGFIHQDLWFQCFNFGSMIAIKSSDAQP, from the coding sequence ATGCAGACCAAAGACCAAATTTTTGCCGCCCCGATCGCCCGATTGGGCGACTTTTGTTTTGACGAACAGGTCGTCGACGTATTTCCCGATATGATCCAGCGCTCGGTGCCGGGTTACAGCAACATCATCTCAGCCATCGGCATGATGGCCGCCCGCTACGCTCAACCCGAGAGCCGTCTCTATGATCTCGGCTGTTCGCTCGGCGCCGCCACCCAGGCGATGCGTCGCCATATTAGCCAGCCCGGCTGCCGCATTACCGCGGTGGACCTCTCCCACCCGATGATCGAGCGCGCCCGCGCCCACCTCTCCGGTTTCAAATCCGAGGTGCCGGTGGAGCTGGTGGAGGCGGATATCTGCGACATCGAGATTGAGAACGCTTCCGTGGTGGTGCTCAACTTCACCCTGCAGTTTGTCGAGCCCGAGAAACGGGCAGCCCTGATCCAGCGCATTCACGACGGTTTGCGCCCGGGCGGGATCCTGATCCTGAGCGAGAAGTTCCGTTTCGAGGATGAGCCGGTCAACGAGCTGCTCATCGATCTGCACCTCGACTTCAAGCGGGCCAATGGCTATAGCGAGCTGGAGATCAGCCAGAAACGCACTGCCCTTGAGAACGTGATGCGCACCGACAGCCTGGAGACCCACCGCGCCCGCCTGCGCGACGCCGGTTTCATCCATCAGGATCTCTGGTTCCAGTGCTTCAACTTCGGCTCCATGATTGCCATCAAATCCAGCGACGCCCAGCCATGA
- a CDS encoding DUF72 domain-containing protein produces the protein MSLYLGLPQWSHPSWPGQLLGLGAKPAEHLAHYATVFNSVEGNTTFYALPTPDTVQRWADAVPDHFRFNFKFPQTISHQSDLVSADKQVADFIKLLAPLHDKLGLLTLQLPARFGPQGLARLAAFIERLPRAFRYALEVRHPDFFAKGEAERALNRLLMEQGVNRVMLDSRPLFSVPATTPALVDAQGKKPRLPVHLLATANAPMVRFIGLPDPAANHPFLPSWLPHWRQWLSEGKDLYLYIHTADNTQAPELARQVSRLLGQEMAPWRGENDRARQGVLRF, from the coding sequence ATGAGCCTCTATTTGGGCCTGCCACAGTGGTCCCACCCCAGCTGGCCCGGCCAGTTGCTGGGCCTTGGCGCCAAGCCTGCCGAACACCTCGCCCACTATGCGACCGTCTTCAACTCGGTGGAGGGTAACACCACCTTCTACGCCCTGCCGACACCGGACACGGTACAGCGATGGGCCGATGCGGTGCCCGATCACTTTCGTTTCAACTTCAAGTTTCCACAAACCATCAGCCACCAGAGCGATCTGGTGAGCGCAGACAAACAGGTTGCCGACTTTATCAAGCTACTTGCGCCACTACACGACAAGCTGGGGCTGCTCACCCTGCAGCTGCCCGCCCGTTTCGGGCCACAGGGGCTGGCCAGACTGGCGGCCTTTATCGAGCGGTTGCCACGGGCGTTTCGCTACGCCCTCGAGGTGCGTCACCCCGACTTTTTCGCCAAGGGGGAGGCCGAGCGGGCCTTGAACCGGCTGCTGATGGAACAGGGTGTGAACCGGGTGATGCTCGACAGCCGGCCACTCTTCTCGGTGCCAGCAACCACGCCAGCCCTTGTCGATGCCCAAGGCAAGAAACCGCGCCTGCCGGTGCATCTGCTGGCCACCGCCAACGCCCCCATGGTGCGCTTTATCGGCCTGCCGGACCCGGCGGCCAATCACCCCTTCCTGCCCAGCTGGCTCCCCCACTGGCGCCAGTGGCTTTCCGAAGGCAAGGATCTTTACCTCTACATCCACACGGCCGACAACACCCAAGCCCCCGAGCTGGCCCGTCAGGTGAGTCGTCTGCTGGGGCAGGAGATGGCCCCCTGGCGGGGGGAAAACGATCGCGCACGGCAGGGAGTGCTGCGCTTTTAA
- a CDS encoding FmdB family zinc ribbon protein, protein MPIYEYRCDVCGHELAKLQKLSDAPLTDCPACSKPNLVKLISAAGFRLKGTGWYETDFKPGKKKNLASCETDGACQSCPAAQG, encoded by the coding sequence ATGCCTATCTACGAATATCGTTGCGACGTCTGTGGCCATGAATTGGCAAAACTGCAAAAGCTTTCCGATGCCCCCCTGACCGACTGTCCGGCCTGTAGCAAGCCGAATCTGGTCAAGCTGATATCGGCGGCAGGCTTCCGGCTCAAGGGAACCGGATGGTACGAGACTGATTTCAAACCGGGTAAGAAAAAGAATCTGGCCAGCTGTGAGACAGACGGTGCTTGCCAGTCGTGCCCGGCGGCCCAAGGTTAA
- the aspS gene encoding aspartate--tRNA ligase, producing MRSIYCGQVNEAHAGQTITLCGWVHRRRDLGGLIFIDMRDREGIVQVFFDPDKPDAFALASELRGEFCIQVTGVVRTRPESQRNSEMATGAIEVFAHELNIINRAEPLPLDFNQVNSEEISLKYRYLDLRRPEMAKYLKTRAKASAFVRRFMDEHGFLDIETPMLTKATPEGARDYLVPSRVHKGKFYALPQSPQLFKQLLMMSGFDRYYQIVKCFRDEDLRADRQPEFTQIDVETSFMTAPQVREVMEEMIRKLWLHILNVDLGDFPIMTFDEAMRRYGSDKPDLRLPMELVDVADLLTTVEFAVFAGPANDPKGRVAALKVPGGAELSRKQIDEYTKFVGIYGAKGLAWMKVNEAANGIEGVQSPVAKFLSDAIVREILARTGAADGDIIFFGADSKKVVCDAMGALRLKVGRDLGLLENSWKPLWVIDFPMFEEDGEGGLAAMHHPFTAPSNMSPAELKANPVGAYANAYDMVINGYEVGGGSVRIHNSEMQSTVFDILGITPAEQRLKFGFLLDALKYGTPPHAGLAFGLDRLSMLLTGTENIRDVIAFPKTTAAACLMTDAPSLANAAQLGELAIATTVKGDE from the coding sequence ATGCGCTCTATCTATTGCGGACAGGTCAATGAGGCCCATGCAGGGCAGACCATTACATTGTGCGGTTGGGTTCATCGTCGTCGTGATCTCGGCGGTCTGATCTTTATCGATATGCGCGACCGGGAAGGGATCGTTCAGGTGTTCTTCGATCCGGACAAACCGGACGCGTTCGCCCTGGCCTCCGAGCTGCGCGGTGAGTTCTGCATCCAGGTGACCGGCGTGGTGCGCACCCGTCCCGAGTCCCAGCGCAACAGCGAGATGGCCACTGGCGCCATCGAAGTGTTCGCCCACGAACTCAACATCATCAACCGTGCCGAGCCGCTGCCGCTGGACTTCAATCAGGTCAACAGCGAAGAGATCAGCCTCAAGTATCGCTACCTGGATTTGCGTCGTCCCGAGATGGCCAAGTACCTGAAGACCCGTGCCAAGGCCAGCGCCTTCGTACGCCGCTTCATGGACGAGCATGGCTTCCTCGATATCGAGACCCCGATGCTGACCAAGGCCACCCCGGAAGGTGCCCGTGACTATCTGGTGCCGAGCCGCGTGCACAAGGGCAAGTTCTACGCTCTGCCGCAATCCCCCCAGCTGTTCAAGCAGTTGCTGATGATGTCCGGCTTCGATCGCTACTACCAGATCGTCAAGTGCTTCCGTGACGAAGACCTGCGTGCCGACCGCCAGCCGGAATTCACCCAGATCGACGTGGAGACCTCCTTCATGACCGCGCCGCAGGTGCGTGAAGTGATGGAAGAGATGATCCGCAAACTGTGGCTGCACATCCTGAACGTGGATCTGGGCGACTTCCCGATCATGACCTTCGACGAAGCCATGCGTCGCTACGGCTCCGACAAGCCGGACCTGCGTCTGCCAATGGAGCTGGTTGATGTGGCTGATCTGCTGACTACTGTCGAGTTCGCCGTGTTCGCGGGCCCCGCCAACGATCCGAAAGGCCGTGTGGCTGCCCTGAAAGTCCCGGGCGGTGCCGAGCTCTCTCGCAAGCAGATCGACGAATACACCAAGTTTGTCGGCATCTACGGTGCCAAGGGCCTGGCCTGGATGAAGGTCAATGAAGCGGCCAATGGTATCGAAGGCGTGCAGTCTCCGGTTGCCAAGTTCCTCTCTGACGCCATCGTGCGCGAGATCCTGGCCCGTACCGGCGCAGCCGACGGCGACATCATCTTCTTTGGCGCTGACAGCAAGAAAGTGGTTTGCGATGCCATGGGCGCCCTGCGTCTGAAAGTGGGTCGCGATCTGGGCCTACTGGAGAACAGCTGGAAACCGCTGTGGGTCATCGACTTCCCGATGTTCGAGGAAGATGGTGAAGGTGGTCTGGCCGCCATGCACCACCCGTTCACCGCGCCGAGCAACATGAGCCCGGCCGAGCTGAAAGCCAACCCTGTGGGTGCTTACGCCAACGCCTACGACATGGTGATCAACGGCTACGAAGTGGGTGGTGGCTCTGTCCGTATCCACAACAGCGAGATGCAGTCCACCGTGTTCGACATCCTGGGTATCACCCCGGCCGAGCAGCGCCTGAAGTTCGGCTTCCTGCTGGATGCCCTGAAGTACGGTACCCCGCCGCACGCCGGTCTGGCCTTCGGTCTGGACCGTCTCAGCATGCTGCTGACCGGCACCGAAAACATTCGGGACGTCATCGCCTTCCCGAAAACGACCGCGGCCGCCTGTCTGATGACAGACGCCCCCAGCCTTGCCAATGCCGCCCAACTGGGTGAGCTGGCGATTGCAACCACCGTCAAGGGCGACGAGTAA
- a CDS encoding YebC/PmpR family DNA-binding transcriptional regulator — protein sequence MAGHSKWANIKHRKAAQDAKRGKIFTKLIREITTSARLGDADPANNPRLRAAVTAALTNNMTRDTINRAIQRGAGGGDGEQLETIVYEGYGPAGSAVMVECLTDNRNRTVAEVRHAFSKCGGNLGTDGSVAYLFSKKGLLTFVGVDEDALMDAALEAGADDVVTEEDGTIEVYTTPNDFGTVLDGLEAAGFKAQSAEVTMIPSTEAELDAETAPKLMRLIDMLEDLDDVQEVYHNGSISDEVAATL from the coding sequence ATGGCAGGTCACAGTAAATGGGCCAACATCAAACACCGCAAGGCCGCTCAGGACGCCAAGCGTGGCAAGATCTTCACCAAACTGATCCGCGAAATCACTACCTCCGCGCGTCTGGGTGATGCCGATCCGGCCAACAACCCGCGTCTGCGTGCTGCGGTGACTGCCGCCCTGACCAACAACATGACCCGCGACACCATCAACCGTGCCATTCAGCGTGGCGCCGGTGGTGGCGATGGCGAACAGCTCGAGACCATCGTATACGAAGGTTACGGCCCGGCTGGCTCTGCCGTGATGGTAGAGTGCCTGACCGACAACCGTAACCGTACCGTAGCCGAAGTGCGTCACGCCTTCAGCAAGTGCGGTGGCAACCTGGGTACCGACGGCTCCGTTGCCTATCTGTTCAGCAAGAAAGGTCTGCTGACTTTCGTGGGCGTAGACGAAGATGCCCTGATGGATGCCGCGCTGGAAGCGGGCGCCGATGACGTGGTCACCGAAGAGGATGGCACCATCGAGGTGTACACCACCCCGAACGACTTCGGTACCGTGCTGGACGGTCTGGAAGCTGCCGGCTTCAAGGCCCAGAGCGCCGAAGTGACCATGATCCCCTCCACCGAAGCTGAGCTGGATGCAGAAACTGCACCCAAGCTGATGCGTCTGATCGACATGCTGGAAGATCTGGACGATGTGCAAGAGGTGTATCACAACGGCTCCATCTCCGATGAAGTCGCTGCGACCCTCTGA